Genomic segment of Eleutherodactylus coqui strain aEleCoq1 chromosome 1, aEleCoq1.hap1, whole genome shotgun sequence:
TACTATATCAGTATAGATCCCATAGCATTACATAGCATTATACACTGAATCGCCACTTCATTAGAGACATCCATCTAGTATCACACTGgatctcctttggtcttcagaaccatATAAATTCCGCATGGTGTCCTTCCACGGGTATCAGAAGACCCAGGATGTGCGAAGACAACATTCGTCACACCATTACTTCACCTCACCAGCCTGAATTGTTgaaacctgacaggaagggttcggCGATTCATGCTTCTTGTGCCAAATTataacctcccatcagcacggtgcaacagaaatctggattcatctgaccaggagatggttTTCCACTGCTTTGTGATACAATGTTTGCACTCTTTCGCCCACTGGAATCTCACagttctgttcctcttagacagcAACGACGTTGGAACTGGTTGCCAGCTGTTATAGTCCATCTATGCTAAGCAAtggcgagttgtgcattcagaaatgctagttggagcaccaggctgcagtttgcttgactgtgcagtgcTTGTTAGTCAGAATGATTCttggcatcctcctctgacccctttcgttgatgagttgtttacatccacaggatccccttttcatggatgttttccttgatcacaccattcttagtGTACTCTACACATGGTTACATAAGAAAACCCTACAAGGTTAACAGTGAAATCCtgtccccggctagtctagcaccgattaCCATTCTGCTTTGAAAGTTGTTTGGATTGCTGGATTTCACCCATCTAAAGTGGATTCACACTGATATTGAtcaacagaaaacttgtcacgtagttttatgctgcactccggggtcatgttgcaaatttccatacaggaaagctccagTTATGAAAAGGCTGGTGCctccaataaagtggccattcagtgtatttccCCATGTAAAATGGACCTTATTTCTCTTACCTGGAAAGCATTCATTGTAGCAAATCCATATGTGAATATCTGTTTGGTCAAGTCATCAAGCTCTGTCAATAGAGCAAATCCAAAGGACCAAGTCAATCCAAAAACAGGGGTTAGAACCAGAATGGCCTTCAAGATATTCTTAGCTGTATCCCTGTCTTCTGGATGGTTCTTATCAGAAACAGAAGGGCGGGATAACTTGGCAATAACAACCAGAAGTGTAAGAAAGTTGAAGACGATGATACATCCAGCTGGTACGGCAAAGGCATAGATGGCACCACTTTCTGGATTCAACCAACACAGTTTTTCATGGCTATATCTATGTTTGGGGTTGAAATACAAAAACGTGCCAACTACTATGGTGGCTGGGATCAAAtatccagcaagaaatgacaagGAAACATAAACTTTCTTTCTAAGATGATGAAAGACGAAAAGTAACTGATGCAAGAGCATTGCACTCTGGGCAAAAGTCCAGAAGAATAGGGCTAGGTAGAAGAAATGGTTTAATAGGGTCATTGAGAGGCAGATAATCTTGTTGGTGATGACGGATGAAAAGGAAGAGGACAAGAAGCAGATGTCCGCACATAGTAGAGATACTGCAATGTTGACCAAGGAGATGTGTCGAAAATATGAGATGTTTGTCCTCACTACGGCCTTCCATACATACCACTCAATGAAGACACAGATACAGAGAGAAAATATGGAGACACCGAGTCCGGCAAAGGTTATTTCCTCGATGAGTGCCAAAGGTTTCACATTTATAGACATAAGAACGGCGAACGAGGTCAAGTGGCTGCAATTACAGTAGATTATATCATCATCCACTCTTGACGTGCAACCAACATCTGACCAAGCTCCGCCAGAACCTGGTAgagagaagtcccagaaaacaCAGTGTTGAGAATAGCTCTCATCTGACACGTGCATCTTGAAAGACATTAAGATATTAGAAGAAACAGAGGTTGAATCCGAGAGTTGTATAGAGGTAGACTGGACAAAGCTATTTAATTGCGAGTCATTACTTTTCTCAGTTGTATTTGGTAGGAGGTTACCGATGGTGTAGAAGACTATACTGGTGATCTTGACattgttgttttgtagtagtgaagaTATGGTGTACTGATCAATGGACATGCTCAGGCCAAGTTCGTTAAAGGTCTTCTTATAATCTTCTCCAGCTTGTCCCATTTCATAAGCATTGCCTTTTAATTGAATATGTTCTAGATTGATTTCAAAGGAGCCACTTTCTGCAAGAAGAAGCTGGCTAAACTGCTCTACTGACTGAAGTACTGTAGAAGCTGGTGGACTTTCGGGGGCTCTCCACATAGGTGCATTGCTGTGGTCTGTGAGGTTGCTGGCCACGCCAAGGAAACTCTAGAAGCAAAAGGAGATAAGTATTAAAGAATATAGCACATGTAACATGTACAATGTTATAGAACATATCTCCTGTTGGACCTCTATGGGAACTacctaaaatcacagaggtgagagaaacaaTGTACAGAAATGGTATAGCATCTAGCTAATGCTGTTCTGATACATCATGGAATTGATGTGAAAATGAAAGCAAAAATGTCACCATCAGGGAAGTCACTGCGATacccagaggagacctccagagtgtgacaggccataAGGAGCAGAGAAGGAAAAATGCGTTTTTGCAGCCAGAGTGGCCTTTTAAAATGTCCATGGAAATGTAAAGAA
This window contains:
- the LOC136617929 gene encoding adhesion G-protein coupled receptor F3-like translates to MTAGFDYTRMKKAIAALFLLLMTETSQSYADYEKQRSLAFHEGESEFGKERVRRQLSRMTYIEPMILEVRYWDPIQLTCQINETINAVNWFLTSNNVTNIIHSGGNNVNISVEVQSDQAISVLIINKADIWWEGTYICQFFNETLVHEAKAEVSVTLLPAEIIANLFQKTLTSMDTSQLVLECCVPFDGEEYNVSWTYNNVTIRAQAGERMDLRCYSLAPPTPTDDTNYTCTFTNKAGQQKESSIPVTIIQVEDLYCGVDMNYGVTWNITKAGMSFTATCPSGKSGFLTRDCSDDGVWLMAQDNCINQILQTALSSVQTLEEGLGSSQLKVPEIIQQMSNSSESFIDNTADVSVAVTILGTISRISTDHNNTFDSEVVTSFLGVASNLTDHSNAPMWRAPESPPASTVLQSVEQFSQLLLAESGSFEINLEHIQLKGNAYEMGQAGEDYKKTFNELGLSMSIDQYTISSLLQNNNVKITSIVFYTIGNLLPNTTEKSNDSQLNSFVQSTSIQLSDSTSVSSNILMSFKMHVSDESYSQHCVFWDFSLPGSGGAWSDVGCTSRVDDDIIYCNCSHLTSFAVLMSINVKPLALIEEITFAGLGVSIFSLCICVFIEWYVWKAVVRTNISYFRHISLVNIAVSLLCADICFLSSSFSSVITNKIICLSMTLLNHFFYLALFFWTFAQSAMLLHQLLFVFHHLRKKVYVSLSFLAGYLIPATIVVGTFLYFNPKHRYSHEKLCWLNPESGAIYAFAVPAGCIIVFNFLTLLVVIAKLSRPSVSDKNHPEDRDTAKNILKAILVLTPVFGLTWSFGFALLTELDDLTKQIFTYGFATMNAFQGFFILLTCITERKAY